Proteins encoded in a region of the Podospora pseudopauciseta strain CBS 411.78 chromosome 6, whole genome shotgun sequence genome:
- a CDS encoding hypothetical protein (COG:S; EggNog:ENOG503PDT9), protein MNKNWNDRADKDLFFTILSVKNIGVISGSEWTTIGNHMRSMGYGFTNEGCRQHFQGLRRAQNKADSSTVNPDNSPRKIDPTLNPITRRPGPGRGRPRKNPAPPTAADHAAAAAAAAIAAAGPGQAPGGAPGGGPGLAPSVAPGPVPGVAPGPPGAPVSSAPPTPQQITSVPVPVIPGMPAPPPGVQMHPMYAQNVQAQVQTPVRPPSRPINAGGAPPAQMESPDDLAVDPNLEDDSDEHMAKRQRLDDSQSGSLDDEAMMNALSAHNEPTPGDYSQDFSSYGEA, encoded by the exons ATGAACAAAAACTGGAACGACCGGGCCGACAAGGACCTGTTCTTCACCATCCTGTCCGTCAAGAACATTGGCGTCATCAGTGGCAGCGAATGGACCACCATCGGCAACCATATGCGCTCCATGGGCTATGGCTTCACCAACGAAGGATGTCG CCAGCACTTCCAAGGCCTTCGTCGTGCTCAGAACAAGGCCGATTCCAGCACTGTCAACCCCGACAACAGTCCCAGAAAGATTGATCCCACCTTGAACCCCATCACACGGAGACCGGGACCCGGCCGAGGCCGCCCAAGAAAAAATCCCGCTCCACCAACTGCTGCCgatcatgctgctgctgctgccgccgccgccattgccgccgccgggcCAGGACAAGCCCCCGGTGGGGCTCCTGGTGGCGGCCCGGGCTTAGCCCCTAGTGTTGCTCCTGGCCCCGTCCCGGGTGTGGCTCCTGGTCCTCCGGGGGCTCCCGTTTCCAGTGCTCCTCCGACGCCGCAACAAATCACCAGCGTTCCGGTGCCCGTCATCCCTGGCATGCCTGCTCCGCCGCCCGGTGTTCAGATGCATCCCATGTATGCTCAAAATGTCCAGGCTCAGGTACAGACACCAGTTCGCCCACCATCTCGGCCCATCAATGCTGGTGGcgcaccaccagcccagaTGGAATCCCCTGATGATCTTGCCGTGGACCCTAATCTGGAGGATGACTCGGACGAGCATATGGCTAAGCGGCAAAGGCTGGACGATTCGCAAAGTGGTTCGCTGGATGATGAAGCTATGATGAATGCCTTGTCAGCACACAATGAACCCACGCCGGGAGACTATAGTCAGGA CTTTAGTAGTTATGGTGAGGCTTGA